In Streptococcus uberis, a single window of DNA contains:
- a CDS encoding Gfo/Idh/MocA family protein, with the protein MKLTVVGTGKIVEEALPIITATNGIQVQALVSTPRSQEKAKALADHYQIQDLYTDLEEALTNPNTDTVYVATPNHLHYEMTKAALLAGKHVICEKPFTLKEAQAQELAEIAKRKQLILLEAITNLYLENFAVLKEELANLGDIKIVDCNYSQYSSRYDAFKEGVIAPAFDPEKGGGALRDLNIYNIHLVVALFGLPKTVNYLPNMERGVDTSGILLMDYLDFKVVCIAAKDCSAEVRTTIQGNRGSLIVAGESNTLPQVQVTENGIEPRVINKNGSEHRMAAEFRVFQAIIDERDFERAQEALDHSLKVMKVLDLASQGL; encoded by the coding sequence ATGAAATTAACAGTAGTTGGAACAGGAAAAATCGTAGAAGAAGCCTTACCAATCATTACAGCCACAAATGGCATACAAGTCCAAGCCTTGGTTTCAACGCCTCGCAGTCAGGAAAAAGCCAAAGCTTTGGCTGACCACTATCAGATTCAAGATCTTTATACTGATTTAGAGGAGGCCTTAACTAATCCTAATACAGATACAGTTTATGTTGCTACGCCTAATCATTTGCACTATGAGATGACCAAGGCAGCTCTTTTAGCAGGTAAACATGTCATTTGTGAGAAACCATTCACCTTGAAGGAAGCTCAAGCACAAGAATTGGCAGAGATTGCTAAAAGGAAACAATTAATTCTACTAGAGGCTATTACCAATCTCTATTTAGAGAATTTTGCTGTCTTAAAAGAAGAATTAGCCAATTTGGGGGATATTAAGATTGTTGACTGTAACTATTCTCAATATTCGTCTCGCTATGATGCTTTCAAAGAGGGTGTGATTGCGCCAGCTTTTGACCCGGAAAAGGGAGGAGGGGCTCTTAGAGACCTTAATATCTATAATATTCATTTGGTGGTTGCTTTATTTGGTCTGCCGAAAACGGTCAATTATTTGCCAAATATGGAACGAGGAGTTGATACGTCAGGTATTCTACTTATGGATTATCTTGATTTCAAAGTGGTTTGTATTGCTGCCAAAGATTGTAGTGCAGAAGTTCGAACAACTATTCAGGGAAATCGAGGGTCATTAATTGTCGCTGGGGAAAGCAATACTTTGCCACAAGTTCAGGTAACGGAAAATGGTATCGAACCAAGAGTCATTAACAAAAACGGTTCGGAACATCGGATGGCAGCAGAGTTTAGAGTCTTTCAAGCCATTATTGATGAACGAGATTTTGAGCGTGCTCAAGAAGCATTGGACCATAGTTTGAAGGTTATGAAGGTACTTGATTTGGCCAGCCAAGGATTGTAA